A genomic stretch from Aedes albopictus strain Foshan chromosome 2, AalbF5, whole genome shotgun sequence includes:
- the LOC134286539 gene encoding uncharacterized protein LOC134286539 has translation MEKTLSESSQARLKQKEAENEKVVLDVENNYCRLKAALMSRLSKQPSTQPNLQQLTAQGTSTGLSRVKLPEIRLPTFGGHLKDWVTFRDTFRSLIHNNPQLTEMDKFTYLRSSLSGEALQEINSVEMSDVNYVVAWTMLEKRYENKKLIVKAHLDALFSIEPIRREGYELLSRLISDFDKHLLMLDKVGEDTNNWSTILVYMVCSRLDSTTLRNWETHHNSKEVPKYKDLMHFLRDQCSVLQSVAPAKAIVVPEKKAKFSVTNSVVQPAFKCPFCGEGFHSAFRCLKFLKLKVPERSEAVRRSRLCLNCLYPGHQARVCSRGACHHCQQKHHSLLHPEQQPPSEHRNRSSVPQGQPRPSAVNQQQPQTQLPNQHQPAQAHTTQQPTRTPSASHSQSTAQPSTSHQSSTNQNTVALPTNTQFSTQDILLSTALVCVQDSYGNSRLARALLDSCSQFCFMTTQFSSKLNLQSSAEHMSVQGIGGSVTVARKSVKATVLPRISDLSPFHEEMTFYVLPELTAPLPARKINVVNWNFPSNITFADPQFHEPGRIDLIIGAEHYLDLLTDGREKIVDGGPTLQNTVFGWIVSGRAIDHSLSVQQTSAYSCTLANLQEQLSKFWELETCHTHCTQSVEETACEAYYDQTTVRDESGRFVVTLPKRDYIVAQLGESEGIATRRFLGLERRFQQNPELKVAYAEFIREYEQLGHMVEVPVSASQGNEVSPVYYLPHHAVFKLDSTTTKLRVVFDASCKTSSGVSLNDALMVGPVIQEDLISITLRFRLFCVAIVADIEKMYRMILVQHGDRSLQRIVYRSSPDEPLRTYELTTVTYGTAAAPYLATKCLQRLADEEASKFPRAAKVLREDFYVDDMLTGANTVEEAKQLAEEMVELTASGGFNLRKWNSNSKELLAQLPQELLDSRALLELDSSSSPVKTLGLQWEPQSDSLRYDSPQWNNDVVQTYSSR, from the coding sequence TACCAACCTTCGGAGGACATCTCAAGGACTGGGTGACCTTTCGCGATACTTTTCGGAGTTTGATCCATAATAACCCACAGCTAACGGAAATGGACAAATTCACGTATCTACGGTCATCGCTCAGTGGAGAAGCTCTTCAGGAGATCAATTCCGTGGAAATGTCAGACGTCAACTATGTGGTTGCCTGGACGATGCTGGAGAAGCGATATGAAAACAAGAAATTGATTGTTAAAGCTCATCTTGATGCCTTGTTTTCGATTGAGCCCATACGCAGAGAAGGATACGAGTTGCTCAGTCGTCTAATCAGCGATTTTGATAAACATCTTCTCATGTTGGATAAAGTTGGAGAAGACACAAACAACTGGAGCACCATTCTTGTCTACATGGTGTGCTCTCGTTTAGATTCCACCACGCTTCGAAATTGGGAAACACACCATAACTCAAAGGAAGTGCCCAAGTACAAGGACCTCATGCATTTCCTAAGAGATCAGTGCTCCGTGTTGCAGTCTGTGGCTCCAGCTAAGGCTATCGTCGTCCCTGAGAAGAAGGCAAAGTTCTCCGTCACCAACTCTGTTGTTCAACCAGCGTTCAAGTGCCCATTTTGTGGAGAAGGATTCCATTCTGCTTTCCGATGTCTGAAGTTCCTGAAACTGAAGGTTCCCGAGCGCAGCGAAGCAGTACGAAGAAGTCGGCTTTGCCTGAACTGCCTATATCCTGGACATCAGGCGCGTGTATGCAGTAGAGGAGCATGCCACCATTGCCAGCAGAAGCATCATTCCCTGCTGCACCCGGAACAGCAGCCACCAAGCGAACATCGGAACAGATCCTCCGTCCCACAAGGGCAACCTAGACCCTCAGCAGTCAATCAGCAGCAACCACAGACACAGTTACCAAACCAGCACCAACCTGCACAAGCTCACACTACACAGCAACCCACACGCACACCTTCCGCATCACACTCACAATCCACCGCACAACCATCCACCTCACATCAATCAAGCACCAATCAGAACACTGTAGCCCTGCCGACAAACACACAGTTTTCTACGCAAGATATTCTATTATCAACTGCTCTTGTCTGCGTACAGGACAGTTACGGCAATTCGCGACTAGCCCGCGCGTTGCTAGATTCGTGTTCGCAGTTTTGCTTTATGACAACACAGTTCTCTAGCAAACTGAACCTACAAAGTTCGGCTGAACATATGTCGGTTCAAGGCATCGGTGGTTCTGTAACCGTAGCACGGAAGTCGGTGAAAGCGACAGTCCTCCCTCGAATTTCGGATTTGTCACCATTCCACGAGGAGATGACTTTCTACGTCTTACCCGAACTGACTGCACCCTTACCAGCACGGAAGATTAACGTCGTCAACTGGAATTTCCCGAGCAACATCACATTCGCCGATCCGCAGTTCCACGAGCCAGGTCGTATAGATCTAATCATTGGAGCAGAACATTATCTGGATCTGCTCACCGACGGTCGGGAGAAAATTGTGGATGGAGGCCCTACGCTGCAGAACACAGTTTTCGGATGGATAGTGTCTGGTCGAGCAATCGATCATTCGTTATCAGTGCAGCAAACGTCAGCATATTCCTGCACACTTGCGAACCTACAAGAACAGCTATCAAAGTTTTGGGAACTGGAAACCTGCCACACCCATTGCACTCAGTCTGTGGAAGAAACCGCATGTGAAGCATACTACGACCAAACAACCGTTCGCGATGAAAGTGGTAGATTCGTCGTCACTCTTCCCAAAAGAGATTACATCGTTGCTCAGCTCGGAGAATCAGAAGGCATTGCAACCAGAAGGTTTCTTGGCTTGGAGAGAAGATTTCAACAGAATCCAGAACTGAAGGTAGCGTATgcagagttcatccgggaatatgAACAGCTTGGACACATGGTGGAAGTTCCAGTTTCGGCATCACAAGGCAACGAAGTCTCCCCTGTATACTACCTTCCTCATCATGCAGTATTCAAACTAGACAGCACCACAACCAAACTGCGCGTGGTGTTCGATGCGTCTTGCAAAACCAGCAGTGGAGTTTCGCTCAATGATGCGCTAATGGTCGGCCCCGTAATCCAAGAAGACTTGATCTCCATCACTCTCCGGTTTCGGCTGTTTTGTGTGGCAATTGTGGCGGACATAGAAAAAATGTATCGCATGATACTTGTCCAGCATGGCGACCGGTCTCTCCAGCGAATTGTTTATCGAAGCTCACCCGATGAACCCCTGAGAACGTATGAGCTGACTACCGTCACTTACGGCACAGCTGCAGCTCCGTATCTGGCGACGAAGTGCCTTCAGCGACTAGCAGATGAAGAAGCATCCAAGTTTCCACGTGCTGCGAAGGTACTACGAGAAGATTTTTATGTCGACGACATGTTGACCGGAGCGAACACCGTAGAGGAAGCGAAGCAGTTGGCGGAAGAAATGGTGGAACTCACTGCATCCGGAGGATTCAACCTACGAAAATGGAACTCCAATAGCAAGGAGCTGCTGGCACAACTACCACAAGAACTGTTGGATAGCCGAGCATTGTTAGAGCTGGATTCATCGTCCTCTCCAGTGAAGACACTAGGCTTGCAATGGGAGCCACAATCAGACAGCCTCCGATACGACTCACCACAGTGGAATAACGATGTTGTTCAAACGTATAGTTCTCGCTGA